In Schistosoma mansoni, WGS project CABG00000000 data, supercontig 0113, strain Puerto Rico, whole genome shotgun sequence, one genomic interval encodes:
- a CDS encoding retinal rod rhodopsin-sensitive cgmp 3',5'-cyclic phosphodiesterase, putative — protein MYKMDHEKCESILKGFKLNWMNLRDADSGKILWQSTDDFSIPEIEHKAHVPRKILKCKSVSREINFSSKEQLENFWLEQEVFLRDQSIENWSFEFGFVIPGSTNTWQSLIQSDSADRMIPAKVLSGNVVIVTHFYDGDLLVSKSKVRIFYV, from the exons ATGTACAAAATGGATCATGAGAAATGTGAATCTATCTTGAAAGGTTTCAAACT AAATTGGATGAACTTGCGTGATGCTGATTCTGGGAAAATTCTGTGGCAAAGCACCGATGATTT CTCTATTCCTGAAATAGAACACAAAG CTCATGTGCCGAGGAAAATTCTCAAGTGCAAATCAGTTTCTCGCGAAATCAATTTTTCCTCAAAAGAGCAGTTAGAAAATTTCTGGCTTGAACAAGAAGTATTTCTTAGAGATCAATCGATTGAAA ACTGGAGTTTTGAATTTGGTTTCGTAATACCAGGCTCAACAAATACATGGCAGTCGTTAATACAGTCCGATTCAGCTGATCGAATGATTCCGGCTAAAGTATTAAG tGGTAATGTTGTTATTGTGACACATTTCTATGATGGTGACCTTTTAGTAAGCAAATCTAAAGTGCGAATATTTTACGTTTAA